In Candidatus Cloacimonas sp., the genomic stretch ACTGCATTGGGGTTATGCTTCTGATATTGCAGTTTAATTCCCAGAGAAATATAAGAGGCAAGGCAGATAATTCCGCACAAAGCTAAAGTTAAGATGGGCAAAGCTCTTTCTTTTTTGGGATTATAAAAAAGCAGCCAACAAAGCGCAATTGCCGAAAGCAACAAAAAAACAAGCCCCATAATAGCCAGGCGATTCACGGAAAAGAAATTGATCACTTTATAAAGAACCTGCACCAAAAAAAGGCGTTCAGGATATAATTTGGCGTCCGGACTATAATGAATGGAAAGCTCCAGATTAGCTCTTGCCTGGGGGTGGGCGGAATTAATGTTTAATGCCTTTAAAAAGTATAGATTAGCCATTCCGATTTCTCCGCGGGAAAAGAAGTCCACTCCCAAATTATAAAATAGATCGGCATTCTTTTTTTGTTCCGCTTCTTTCATTGCTTTATCCAAGGAATCTGGCAATTGAGATAGCGTTCCGGAATTGGTTAATTTCCCTGTTTGCAATGAATCGGTTTGGGCATATCCAATCTGGCAAAAGATAACTATAGCTAAGATACAGAGCAGTTGTAATTTACCAAAATTATGTTTATGCCTATCAATATCTTGGCGGAAGGAAAGTATTCTCCGATGAACTTGTTCAAACATTTCTTTTCCTATTATTGTTAAATTTGCCCAGGCGACTGAAACCCGTAAAAATCTGGCGAATGCGAGTGAGATCTTCTGCCAAATTTTCCACTCTATCTGTCTCTGGCATAAATCTGGCTGCCTGGCTATGTTCCAAAAATAGTTGAACTTCTTGCAGCAACCAGTCCGGAATATTTTTCTCGCTTAACGCTTGCAATTTTTCGCTGTTGGAAAGGCGATTGGAGAGTTTATATTTGGAAGCAAGATATTCAAATAATGCCTTTTCCGCCAAAAGATAAAAATCCGTAGAATTATTACGGGCAGCTTCCGTGGCTGGTTTCAAATATCGTAAAAGAACTTTTTCCGCTTTTAAAGAAGCATAGCGTTCAGGATTGTCTCTTTTCATTTTATGTTCCAAGGCAAAAAAAGCCATAAACATTGTGGAGCCGATTATTAAAAACGCCAAAACCCAATACCATAAGCGTTGAACATAAGGAATGTATGCCGGATAAGTGGGGCGGATTACTTTGGGCAGCATCGATTTGGGACTGAGCGATTGCTTAAAACGGCTGAAATAATTTAGCACATTGGCGGAAGAGACCTCTATTTTTTCTCTGGGACTGTGATATACTTTATAAACGCCACGCTCATTATCTAACCAAGCAAAAGTTAAATCAGGAAGTTCATAAACCCCTTTATCCTGAGGAATCAAAGTGTAATAATAGGTTCTGATGCCTTCAATGCCGGCTTTCAAATTGTCAATGACCATCGGACTGGAAACCTGAAAACCTTTTCCGGAAACAAATTGAGGTGCGGAAAACTGATTAAAATTACCCCTGCCCTCAATTTTTAAAGTGAAGGTGATGGTTTCCCCCAAAGATAATTTTTGGCGAGAAAGAGAATGGCTAAGGTTAAAATTGCCTACCGCTCCCCCAAAAGCTGATGGAACATTGTTTGCCGGTAAAGGCAGAACATTTAGGATGCCTCCCTCACTACGCAGGTTTTTATTTAAGTAGCCAAAACTGTAAAGACGAGCTGAACCCTCTAAAATAGGTGCTTGTAACCTACCTTCTTTATTGGGAATGATAGCCAATTTTTTTATTAAAGCGCGTTTATACTTTTTGCCATTCCAGCTTACATCTTCATAATTTAGTGCCGTGGGTTGTTCATAAGTGCTTTTGCCATAGCCATCGGAATCAATTTCATTCTCCAAATTGAAAGAGCTAACCATTTCATCGGTATAAAGATAGTAAGAAACGATGGCGGGAAAACCACGATAAATGGTTTGGCTTTGTGGTAAAGCAACCAAAAAAGTATTGCCAGACCATTCATCTCTGTCATCCCAATAATCTGGTTCATCAAAACCAAAAGAACCAAAACCCTGAACGGGAGGTGAACTTTGGCTGGGCTGTTTGGCAATTCCTTTAATAACTTCAACGCCAATTTCCCGGGTGGAATAATAGCGTCCATCTACTTTTACTTTAAATGCAGGTATGGTAGTTTTTCCTGTTTTGAGCGGAATATAGATAAAGCGAAAGGTCTCTGAAAAGTCAGAAATTAATTTGGTGCCTTCCAAAACTACGGAACTATTGGAAGAACTTGTTACATTGCGAAAACTGAAAAGTGGAATGGAAGGAGGAGTTGGTTCCACAACTTTAATTCTGTTATTATCTGATATCTTTAAAGTTAGCTCCAATTGCTCGCCTGTAGTGATTACATTTTTATTCACCGCTACATCAACTTTCAAAGCATTTAAAAGAAGCGGAAGGAACATAAACAACAATATTATTTTTTTCAAATTACCACCATTTATCGGTTTTGGAGCTTTGATTGGATTTTTGTTGCTGTCTATCCGTGCTTTCTTTATTATCCAGACCTTTTAGAATATTGCGGATTTCTTCTTCTTTCTGATTGTTTTTATTTTGGGTTACTTGCGGTTGAGGAGTGGGTTGTTTTTGTATTTTGCGTAAAGTTAGTTCATAATTTGCCCGCAAATCCTCATCATTGGGATTTAAAAGCAGTGCCTCTTTATAGTCGTCCAATGCTTTTTGATATTCTTTTTGTTGAAAAGCAGTGTTTCCACGATCGTAAAGTAGGTCTTTTTTATTCTTTGTTTTCTCCAAAGCCAGAGAAATGGCAGAGTCCGCTTCCGGATATTGGTTTTGCTTATAAAGACATTTACCTAAGTTAGAAAAAGCGGTGGCGTCGTTTTTTATGGTATTTTTGCGTAATAACTTCTCTGCTTGTTTATAATTTTTGGCTTTATAAAAGGTATCGGCAAAGGTCTGACGCAGTGCTTTGGGTTGTAATAAAATTTCCAATAACAGTAATAAGACAATGATTGCCACAGCGAGTAAAATTATCCGGCGCAATTTATTAGTCATTGTTCTATGCCTCTGTCGTTAATTTCATTATTTTTGTGCCGACTGGGCATTTTCCGGCTATAAAATCATTCATTACTATGCTCCGCTGCCAGCAAGCCCTTTTTTCTTTTTCCTGGGTTTATCAGTGTTTCAATTTCCAGAAAAATGAGAGCTAAGATTCCAAAAAGATAATACTGTGCTTTAAGTAGGGATACTTTTCTGCCTCTGCGTGAACTTTCGCTTTCATAGATGCGTTTTAAAATCAGCTGAATTTCTTCACCCCCAGGAGTAACGCGATAATATTCTCCATCGGTTATGCGGGCGATTTCTTGTAAGGTCTTTTCATCTAATTTACTTTGCACTTCTTCTCCCGTTTCCGGATTACGAATAAGGGTGCCTTCAGGGCTTCCAACTCCCATTGTGTAAACTCTTATGCCTTTGGTTTTAAGTTCTTTGGCTTTGCGTAAAGCAGAATTTTCAAGGTCTTCGCCATCCGAAATCAAAATCAAAGTATTGGATTTTGAGCCCTCAGGAAAAGCGGTGGCAGCCATATTTAGTGCGCTGCCAATATTGGTTCCCGGAATTTCTACGCTGTTACTGTTCAAACCATTTAGCACAATTTTGACCGCCTCGTAATCATCAGTTAAAGGACATTCTAAAGTTGCCGTTCCAGCAAAGGCAATAATGCCAATTCTATCTGTTTTGATCTGCTCCAAAAAGCTGCCAATCTGTAAAATGGCTCTTAGTAATCTACTTGGCATCATATCCGTGGCATCCATACTTTTAGAAACATCTATAGCAAAGATAATGTCCATTCCACTACTTTGCAAGTCCTTTTTTTCATAATCCCACTCTGGTCTTGCCAAAGCTACAATTACGGATGCCAAAGCCAGAATGACCAAAAATAACTTGAAACCAATCCAGAAGGGAGATTGAGAATTATAGTAATGCTCCCTCAAATGTGCTTCTGCATATTTATTAAAGCGGCGTTGTAAATATCTTTCCCTTCTAAACAAGAGAATAAAAAAGATCAGGCAGATTACCGATAGAACTAAGAAATAGGGATTGGCGATATTCATAATTGATCCGGTAAAACAGGTAAAATAACTATTTTAAGCAATAGTTCAATAATCAGAAAAGCAAACGCCAGCCATAAAAAAGGCATAAATTGCTCACTATAATTATAACGGAATTGAGTTGTAAAGCGGGTTTTCTCCAGGCGATCAATTTTATCCATAATATCGGTAAGACCCTTGGCATCAGTGGCTAAAGCCGCTTTTCCCGTTCCTGTGGTGGAGGCAATTTTATTTAGAGTATCCATATCCAGATCAATGATAGTTTTTATGTAGCGGTTTCCAAAGATAGGATCAGAATAGGGAAAAGGCACTAAACCCTTACTTCCTACACCTATGGGATATACTTTTATGCCCAATTCCTTAGCCATTTCAGCTGCCGTTAAAGGATCAATTTCGCCTGTATTGCTAACTCCATCCGTGATTAAAATAATCACTCTACTTTTGGCGGTGCTATTTTTTAAGCGGGCAACTGCTTTTGCCAAACCCATCCCAAGTGCCGTTGCCGACGCTTCTTCATTAACTTTCAAATTATTTAGCGAATTCAGCATAGCCAGATGGTCAAAAGTAAGCGGAACCTGTGTTAAAGCATATTCAGAAAAAGCTACCAAACCAAATCTATCATTGGGACGCCTTTTTACAAAGTCCTCAGCTACGCTTACCGCTGCACTTAAACGATTCTGAGGGGCAAAATCCATAGCTAACATTGATCCGCTAATATCAATTGCCATAACGATATCCACACCCTTGTTACTTAAATCACGAGATTTTGTTCCCCAACGGGGTTCAGCAATGGCAATGATTAAAAAAAACAAAATAAGAGAACGCAAAACGGGAAACAGATAACGATAGGGAAATTGTTTGTGCGCTAAAATCTTTAGTTGCTTCACTCTCGAATGAGGAAGATAGTTTCTGCGTCTGTTATTACAGATTAACTCCCAAATTAGATATAAAGGAATGAGAAAGAGCAGAAAAAGCAACCAGGGATGACCGAATTTAAGCATTCTTTTCCTCTTGCGTTTTGCCTACAAAACTGATCAGGTAATTTTTCAGCCACAGGGTTTTTTCTTCCATTTCCGCCGTAGAGGGTTCTCGCTTGGCAAATTTTACCAGATCACTATAATTTAAAAAATTCCTTATCTCTTTAGCAGAAGGTATGTTATATTTATTTAGAATATTGGCGATTTCATTTCCGGTCATTTCCAAAGCAGGGATATGATAATTTTCTTCCAAAAAGGATCGCAAAATATTGGAGAGGCGAAAATGGTATAAAAC encodes the following:
- a CDS encoding VWA domain-containing protein, translating into MLKFGHPWLLFLLFLIPLYLIWELICNNRRRNYLPHSRVKQLKILAHKQFPYRYLFPVLRSLILFFLIIAIAEPRWGTKSRDLSNKGVDIVMAIDISGSMLAMDFAPQNRLSAAVSVAEDFVKRRPNDRFGLVAFSEYALTQVPLTFDHLAMLNSLNNLKVNEEASATALGMGLAKAVARLKNSTAKSRVIILITDGVSNTGEIDPLTAAEMAKELGIKVYPIGVGSKGLVPFPYSDPIFGNRYIKTIIDLDMDTLNKIASTTGTGKAALATDAKGLTDIMDKIDRLEKTRFTTQFRYNYSEQFMPFLWLAFAFLIIELLLKIVILPVLPDQL
- a CDS encoding tetratricopeptide repeat protein: MTNKLRRIILLAVAIIVLLLLLEILLQPKALRQTFADTFYKAKNYKQAEKLLRKNTIKNDATAFSNLGKCLYKQNQYPEADSAISLALEKTKNKKDLLYDRGNTAFQQKEYQKALDDYKEALLLNPNDEDLRANYELTLRKIQKQPTPQPQVTQNKNNQKEEEIRNILKGLDNKESTDRQQQKSNQSSKTDKWW
- a CDS encoding BatD family protein; the protein is MKKIILLFMFLPLLLNALKVDVAVNKNVITTGEQLELTLKISDNNRIKVVEPTPPSIPLFSFRNVTSSSNSSVVLEGTKLISDFSETFRFIYIPLKTGKTTIPAFKVKVDGRYYSTREIGVEVIKGIAKQPSQSSPPVQGFGSFGFDEPDYWDDRDEWSGNTFLVALPQSQTIYRGFPAIVSYYLYTDEMVSSFNLENEIDSDGYGKSTYEQPTALNYEDVSWNGKKYKRALIKKLAIIPNKEGRLQAPILEGSARLYSFGYLNKNLRSEGGILNVLPLPANNVPSAFGGAVGNFNLSHSLSRQKLSLGETITFTLKIEGRGNFNQFSAPQFVSGKGFQVSSPMVIDNLKAGIEGIRTYYYTLIPQDKGVYELPDLTFAWLDNERGVYKVYHSPREKIEVSSANVLNYFSRFKQSLSPKSMLPKVIRPTYPAYIPYVQRLWYWVLAFLIIGSTMFMAFFALEHKMKRDNPERYASLKAEKVLLRYLKPATEAARNNSTDFYLLAEKALFEYLASKYKLSNRLSNSEKLQALSEKNIPDWLLQEVQLFLEHSQAARFMPETDRVENLAEDLTRIRQIFTGFSRLGKFNNNRKRNV
- a CDS encoding VWA domain-containing protein, which encodes MNIANPYFLVLSVICLIFFILLFRRERYLQRRFNKYAEAHLREHYYNSQSPFWIGFKLFLVILALASVIVALARPEWDYEKKDLQSSGMDIIFAIDVSKSMDATDMMPSRLLRAILQIGSFLEQIKTDRIGIIAFAGTATLECPLTDDYEAVKIVLNGLNSNSVEIPGTNIGSALNMAATAFPEGSKSNTLILISDGEDLENSALRKAKELKTKGIRVYTMGVGSPEGTLIRNPETGEEVQSKLDEKTLQEIARITDGEYYRVTPGGEEIQLILKRIYESESSRRGRKVSLLKAQYYLFGILALIFLEIETLINPGKRKKGLLAAEHSNE